From the genome of Penaeus monodon isolate SGIC_2016 unplaced genomic scaffold, NSTDA_Pmon_1 PmonScaffold_3522, whole genome shotgun sequence, one region includes:
- the LOC119570673 gene encoding uncharacterized protein LOC119570673 → MSRQLSVRRGRKPRISPAVRDLSFSDVDDPQPSTSGIQRLRNAPDPLLYLYSTDEEDYTPPLKLPRTSDLSEVEISTRFDGDDSDWEGSEFDTEESGVDDDSDEDFDYVPLVDTSLDSDEPLTEYVRRHWERNAPGTPSFCWSKRENFVRRHCFEGTPGVKHPLKTRRPH, encoded by the exons ATGTCAAGACAACTCTCTGTACGCCGCGGCCGCAAGCCAAGGATTTCCCCTGCTGTTCGGGATCTCTCGTTCAGCGACGTTGATGACCCCCAGCCATCGACGTCGGGAATCCAACGCTTGCGGAATGCCCCAGATCCTCTTCTATACCTGTATTCTACAGACGAAGAGGATTATACACCTCCTCTGAAATTGCCTAGGACTagcgatctctctg aagttgaAATCTCCACTCGATTTGACGGTGACGACTCGGATTGGGAGGGATCCGAGTTCGATACCGAAGAGTCGGGTGTGGACGACGACTCAGATGAAGATTTTGACTATGTCCCGCTGGTGGATACCTCTTTGGACTCCGACGAGCCCCTCACAGAATACGTCAGACGACATTGGGAGCGTAATGCTCCGGGAACTCCCTCTTTTTGTTGGTCGAAGAGGGAGAATTTCGTCAGGCGTCACTGCTTCGAGGGGACACCGGGTGTGAAACACCCCTTGAAGACTCGTCGACCCCATTAG